Within Oribacterium sp. oral taxon 102, the genomic segment GACCGAGAGACACGAAGGCGGGCAGGATCATCCTCCGTGTGATCGCTGACACGAAGGATGCCGTTCCGAATATGACGATGAAGTATTCTCCGGAGGAGACAGCGGACGAGTTCGGTCTGCTCTGCGTCCGTGCGGGACTTGCCAGCGCGAAGCCGAGCTTCGCGAACCATGCACTGTTCCGTTCGGAGTTCGGAGAGGACTATGTGATCGCCTCCTGCTATAATGGGCTGAAGCTCGGCGGCGGTGCGTACACGCTTTGCCGTCTGATCCTCGGCAATATTGCGAAGCGTGCGAAGGACAGCGAGGATTTCCTGCAAAATCAGCTCCCCTACGTTATGGACATTCAGGCGAGATATATGGATGAGCGCATCCGCTTTCTTGTAGAGGAGTCCGGCTTCTTCGAGAACAGCTTCCTCGCGAAGGAGGGCTTCATTCACAGAGACCGATTCTCCGGCATGTTCGGGCTAGTAGGACTGGCGGACGCGGTGAACCTCCTCCTCGAAAAAGAGGGGAAGCAGGGCCGCTTCGGGCACGATGAGATCGCGACGGAGCTGGGGATCCGGATCATGGACTGCATCGATGCGTTTAATAAGGAGCACTATAACAGATACTGTGAGGCGACGGGGGGACATTTCCTGCTCCATGCGCAGGTCGGGATCGCGAGCGATATCTCGGTGACGCCGGGCTCCCGCATTCCGATCGGTGAGGAGCCGGAGAATCTGGTGGATCAGCTGAATATACTAAGTCATTTCCACCGTTATTTCCCGTCCGGAACCGGTGATATCTTCCCAATCGATATGACGGTGCATCGGAATCCGGAGTATGTGCTGGATATCGTGAAGGGCTCCTTCCGGAAGAAGCTCCGCTACCTGTCCTTTTATTCCAGTGATTCCGACGTGATCCGTATCACCGGCTATCTCGTGAAGAAATCCGAGATTGAGAAGCTCGAGCGCGGAGAGAATGTGAAGCACGATACGACCGCGCTTGGTATGGGGGCGAAGCACAATGGACATATTCTGGAAAGAAAGGTGCGGTAATTGAAGGCGCCTGTCAATAAATTGATTCCATTCAGCTCTGTGGATGGTCCGGGCAACCGGACCTCTGTATTTTTGCAGGGCTGTAATTTTAACTGCCGCTACTGCCATAATCCGGAGACGCGGGCGCTCTGCCAGAACTGCGGGGAGTGTGTGGCGGGCTGCCCGAGCGGCGCGCTCTCCTTCGCGCCAGCTTCGGGGGAGAACGGCGGACGGAAGAATCGGGTGCGCTTCGAGCTCTCGCGCTGTATCGGCTGCGATCACTGCATCAGGGTCTGCCGACACAATGCGAGTCCCCGTATCCGCTGGATGGAGCCGGCAGAGGTTTATGCCGAGGTGCAAAAAAATGTCCCGTTTATTCGCGGGGTCACGGTCTCCGGCGGAGAATGCACCCTCTATCCGGTGTTTCTTCGTGAGCTTGGCAGACTCTGCCTCTCCGATGGGCTTTCGTATCTGCTGGATTCCAATGGGAGCTATGATTTTTCGGAGGATTCGGCGGGGCTGCTTCCGTATATCGACGGCGTCATGCTGGATGTCAAGGCATGGTCAGGGGGGGATCATTTCCGGGCTGCCTATGTGGGGAATGAGGCGGTGAAGAAAAATATGCGGTATCTCGCGGGGCAGGGGAAGCTCACAGAGGTGCGTACCGTAGTGGTTCCGGGGCTTTTCGATGCGGAGGAGACGGTACGGGAGACAGCGCGGGCGCTCCTGCCGTATCTTGCGAAGCAGCCGATCCGCTACAAGATCATCGCATACCGTCCGATGGGCGTCCGGGAGGAATACAGGGTTTATCGGAGTCCGGACGCGGAGACGCTGCAGAGACTCGCCGGCATTGCGCGGCAGGAGGGCATGGAGGATATCGTGCTGATTTGAAATATCGAAGACACTTAGGGCAGGGCGGAATCCGGAGTGTCTTTTAGGATATACAGTATGCGATTGGTGGTGCCGAGGTTTTTGGCATGGGGTTTAATGGAGGAAAGCCATGAAACAAAGCAATATGGACGAAGGGCAGATCGTCATCGAGATGCGCGAAATCGTGAAGAAGTTCGGCGATTTCGTCGCGAACGATCACATCAACCTGAAGCTGCACAAGGGGGAGGTGCTCGCGATCCTTGGGGAGAACGGTGCGGGAAAGTCCACACTGATGAATGTGCTCTACGGGATGTACCGTCCGACGGAGGGACAGATCCTCGTGAACGGGCAGCCGGTCAGCATCGACAATCCGGAGAAGGCGATCGAGCTCGGAATCGGGATGGTGCATCAGCACTTCATGCTCGTGCAGCCCTTCACTGTGACGGAGAATATCGTACTCGGTGCAGAGCCGATGAAGGGCCTGCGGGTTGATCTCGGGACGGCGCGGCAGAGGATCCTGGAGCTGTCGGATAAGTATAACCTGCGGGTTGATCCGGATGCGCGGGTCGAGGATATCAGCGTCGGGATGCAGCAGAGGGTAGAGATTCTGAAGGTGCTCTACCGCGGCGCGGATATCCTGATTCTGGACGAGCCGACGGCGTCGCTGACGCCGCAGGAGATCGATGAGCTGATGGAGATCATCCGCAATCTGACAGCGGCGGGCAAATCGATCCTTATCATTACCCATAAGCTTCGGGAAATCAAGACCTGCTCGGATCACTGCACGATCATCCGGAGAGGCAGGTATATCGACACCGTGCGGGTGGAGGACT encodes:
- a CDS encoding YjjW family glycine radical enzyme activase, whose protein sequence is MKAPVNKLIPFSSVDGPGNRTSVFLQGCNFNCRYCHNPETRALCQNCGECVAGCPSGALSFAPASGENGGRKNRVRFELSRCIGCDHCIRVCRHNASPRIRWMEPAEVYAEVQKNVPFIRGVTVSGGECTLYPVFLRELGRLCLSDGLSYLLDSNGSYDFSEDSAGLLPYIDGVMLDVKAWSGGDHFRAAYVGNEAVKKNMRYLAGQGKLTEVRTVVVPGLFDAEETVRETARALLPYLAKQPIRYKIIAYRPMGVREEYRVYRSPDAETLQRLAGIARQEGMEDIVLI
- a CDS encoding YjjI family glycine radical enzyme, producing MKELSMEYVERIREEMLETVKSATLTHEQKVATMANKADALLLPLTLPEGLAELKDQPIETQCICDLFEGNAPLRPRYIIPDYAKLMQEGSRFLHLEPPKDLFEAINALEIFYRHVPSVTNFPVYVGQLDELLEPFVQNIDETLAYKLIRLFFIQMDRTILDSFSHGNIGPRDTKAGRIILRVIADTKDAVPNMTMKYSPEETADEFGLLCVRAGLASAKPSFANHALFRSEFGEDYVIASCYNGLKLGGGAYTLCRLILGNIAKRAKDSEDFLQNQLPYVMDIQARYMDERIRFLVEESGFFENSFLAKEGFIHRDRFSGMFGLVGLADAVNLLLEKEGKQGRFGHDEIATELGIRIMDCIDAFNKEHYNRYCEATGGHFLLHAQVGIASDISVTPGSRIPIGEEPENLVDQLNILSHFHRYFPSGTGDIFPIDMTVHRNPEYVLDIVKGSFRKKLRYLSFYSSDSDVIRITGYLVKKSEIEKLERGENVKHDTTALGMGAKHNGHILERKVR